The DNA sequence AGGTCTCGCCCACCGAGGTGAGCGCGGTGAGCCCGGTCATGCTGGTCAGGACGCCGTTCTCCGAAATGGCCAGGATGCCGCCCACGGTGGTCAGCGCGTTCAAACCGCCCAGGCTGGTGAGAACATCATTGCCGGAGATGCTCAGGACCCCGCCGACCGAGTCGAGCACGTTCAGCCCGTCCAGGTTCGTCAGGCTGTCGTTGTACCATATGTTCAAGTCCGTGGTCACCGAGGCGAGCGCGCCGAGTCCGTCGAGGTTTGTCAGAGCGTCGTTGTGCCAGATGCTCAAGGTCCAGCCCACCGATGTGAGCGTGCCGAGATCCAGGTTCGTCAAGGCGGTGTTCTCGTCGATGCGCAGGCTCCCGTTCGCCGTGGTGAGGGCGCCGAGGTCCAGGCTCGTCAGGGCGATGTTGTTGTAGATGTCCACGACCTCTTCCACCGAGGTGAGCACACCGAGGTCCAGGCTCGTCAGGACGGTGTTGTTCTTGATGTACATCAAGCCGCCGACCGAGTAGAGGGCGCCGAGGTCCAGGCTCGTCAGGCCGTCGTTGTCCTCAACGCGGAGGTTTCCGCCAATCGACTCGAGATACGGCAGGCTCGCGCTCGTGAGCTCGGTCGAGGTGACCGACAGGGAACCGGTGATGCACGGGTACGGCTCCAGGAAGGCCACGTCCGAGCTGTCCACGATTGTGTAGCCTCCGACGTAACAGTCCGTTTCGGTGTCGGAGTCAGTGTCCGTTTCGGTGTCTGAGTCGGAGTCGGAGTCCGTTTCGGAGTCCGTGTCGGTATCAGTGTCCATGTCTGTGTCCGTATCCGTGTCCGCGTCTGTGTCGGTATCCGTGTCGGTATCGGTGTCGGTGTCGGTGTCCGTGTCCGTGTCTGTGTCGGTATCGGAGTCCGTGTCGGTATCGGTGTCGGTATCGGAATCCACGTCGCTTGCGTCACTCGGGCGTCTTTTCTCGCTGGAACAGCCGATGAGAGAAGCGACACAAGGGACGAAAAGGACCAAAGCGAGCAAAGCGATCAACGCCCGTGCCGACGGCAACGTGGAACGACCTCTTTCTGGAATCATTCTCCACCCCCGTGATGGGGCGACTATATCATGATTGCGAAAAGCTCTCTGAGATGAGGCATAGCGTCCTGTGGCAATTTCCCGCCTGACCCTGACCGGCACGGCTCACTTCTTCAGGATGTCGGCGAACGGGTTGTAGGAGAAGCCGGGCTGCTTGCCTCCCTGTCGCTTCGGCGACGGAGGCGACGGCTGCGGCGCGCCGGGCTTCGTGCTCCGCGCAGCGTCCTTCGGCGGCGCCGCGCTCTTCGCCGTGAACGAGATGCGCTCCCGGGCGAGATCGATCTCGAGCACCCGGACCCGAATCCGGTCACCCGCGTGCACGACCTCGCTCGGGTCGCCGACGAACCTGTCGGCGAGCTGCGAGACGTGCACGAGCCCGTCGCGATGGACACCCACGTCGACGAACGCGCCGAACTTGGTGACGTTCGTCACGACGCCGTCGAGCTCCATTCCGACCGAGAGGTCCCGGATGGTCCGCACGTCCTCCCGGAACGCCGGGGCGACGAACTCCTTGCGCGGATCGCGGCCGGGCTTGCGCAGCTCCTCGAGGATGTCGCGCAAGGTCGGTTCGCCGACGCCGTCACCTGCGTAGTCTCCGACGGCGATCCTGCCGACCGCTTCCGCATCCCCGACGAGGCTGCCCACCTTGACGCCGAGGTCGCGCGCCATCCGGCCGACGAGGTCGTAGCGCTCGGGGTGCACGGCGGACGCGTCGAGCGGGTGCTCGCCGCCCCGGATGCGGAGGAAGCCCGCGCACTGTTCGAACGCCTTGGCGCCGATCCCCTTCACGGCGAGGAGCTGGCGGCGGCTCGCGAAGGCGCCGTTCTCGGCCCGGTGCGCCACGATCGCGACCGCGGTCTTCGGCCCGATCCCGGCGACGCGGGACAGGAGGGCGGGGCTCGCCGTGTTGAGCTCCACCCCCACCCCGTTGACGCAGCTCTCGACCACCTCGTCGAGCTTTCGCGACAAGAGCGGCTGGTAGACGTCGTGCTGGTACTGCCCGACGCCGATCGCCTTGGGCTCGATCTTCACGAGCTCGGCGAGCGGATCCTGGAGGCGGCGCGCGATGGAGACCGCGCCGCGGATCGTCAGGTCCAGCTCCTGGAGCTCCTGCCCGGCGAGCTCCGACGCGCTGTAGACGCTGGCGCCGGCCTCGCTGACCGGGACGACGATCACCGACGACTGCCCCGTCTCGACGAGGGCGCCGCGGATGAGCTCCTCCGCCTCGCGGCCGCCGGTCCCGTTCCCGACCGCGACGGCCGCCGGGGCGTGGCGGCGGATGAACGCCGCGAGCCCCGCCTTTCCCGCCTCCAGCGCGCGCTCCCCGGCCACGGTGCTGAACGTCATGTGCTCGACGTAGCCGCCGGTGGCGCTCACGGCGGCGCACTTGCAGCCGGTACGCAGCCCCGGATCCACGCCGACGACCGGCTTCCCGCCGAGCGGGGGAGCGAGCAGCAGCGCGCGGAGGTTGTCGGCGAACACCTCCACCGCCGCCTTGTCCGCCGCGAGCTTCAGCTCGACGCGCACGTCGCTCTCGACGCTCGGCGCGAGCAGCCGATGGAACCCGTCGGTGAACGCGGCCGTGAGCTCCGCGGCGAACGGCGACCGCGCGTCGACGCCGATCGTCTGCCGCAGGCTCTCGAGGAGCGGCGTTTCGTCCACTCGCACGGCGGCGCGGAGCACCTCCTCGCGCTCGCCACGGCGGATCGCGAGGTACCGGTGCGACGGGATCCTCGTCACCGGCTCGGAGAAGTCGAAGTAGTCCTTGAACTTGGCGCCGCTCCCCTCCTTCCCCTCGACGACCCGGGAGACGAGGACGCCGCCTTCGGCGAACGCCTTGCGCACTTTCCCACGGACGTCGGGCCTCTCGGTCGTCACCTCGGCGGCGATGTCCCGCGCCCCGGCGAGCGCCGCGTCGACGTCCGCCACACCCTTGTCCGGCGCGACGAACGCCGCGGCCTCCGCGCGCGGGTCCCCGCCTCTGGGTTGCGCCAGGATCAGCTCGGCGAGAGGGGTGAGGCCTCGCTCGCGCGCGATCGTGGCCCGGGTGCGGCGCTTGGGCTTGTACGGGAGGTAGAGATCCTCGAGGCCGGCCTTCGTCCCGCAGGCGCGGATCCGGGCCGCCAGCTCGTCGGTCAGCCGGCCCTGGTCGGCGATGGAGGCGAGGATCGCCTCGCGCCGCTGCTCGAGCTCCACGAGGTAGGAGTGGCGCTCCAGGATCGCCCGGATCTGGATCTCGTCCAGGCTCTGGGTCTGCTCCTTGCGGTAGCGCGCGACGAACGGCACCGTGTTCCCCGCCGAGAGCAGCGCGACCGCCGCCGCCACGCGCTCGAGGGCGAGACCGAGATCGGCGGCGATGAGGGGGTTCGGATCGAACTTGCCTTGGGCTGACATCTTCCGTGAAACCTCCTGGACGTGGGCCTCAGAACGGCGAGATCCACTGCCAGCCGACCTCGATGAAGCCGTTCCACGCGTTCTCGTTCCTATCGCTCATCGGGGAGAAGAAGTAGGGGAACCACTCGAGGCCGCCCTGGACGCGGATGCGCTCGTAGAAGCTGAGGACGACGAGCGCCTGGCCCAGGGGCGCCGAGCACTGCGCCGCGTCGTCGTCGAAGTCGCCGAAGTCGCAGTCGCGCTGCCGGAAGCGATCGCCCGTGCTGAACTGGAAGCCGACGCGCGCGCCGAGCCTGAATTGGAACGCCGCGTTGCTCAGCTGCGGGATCTCGAGCTCGAGCCCGAGCAGCGGCGTGAAGGCCCACACGTTCTTCGCGGGGGAGATGAGCTGGCTCAGGCCCCGGGTCTGGAGCGCGAGGTTGAAGCGGACCCAGCGCGTCGGGACGAGGCGGCCGGTCAGGCTCGTCCCGACCTCGGTGCCCATGCCGGCCGCGAGGTAGATGATCGCCTGCGGCGGCTGGTACTTGAAGAAGTTCAGCGCCGGCTTGCCGAAGGTGCGCAGGATCATCCGCTCCCGCGGCGGCAGCTTCTTGACGAGCGCGTCGAGGTCGCCCGCGAGCTCCTCCCGGATCGCGGACATCGCGAGCCACGACTCGTCGCGATCCAGCCCGAGATCGCGGAACCAGAAGTCGTACTCCTGGAGGAGGCGCAGGGTGTGCTGGAAGCTC is a window from the Pseudomonadota bacterium genome containing:
- a CDS encoding RNA-binding transcriptional accessory protein — protein: MSAQGKFDPNPLIAADLGLALERVAAAVALLSAGNTVPFVARYRKEQTQSLDEIQIRAILERHSYLVELEQRREAILASIADQGRLTDELAARIRACGTKAGLEDLYLPYKPKRRTRATIARERGLTPLAELILAQPRGGDPRAEAAAFVAPDKGVADVDAALAGARDIAAEVTTERPDVRGKVRKAFAEGGVLVSRVVEGKEGSGAKFKDYFDFSEPVTRIPSHRYLAIRRGEREEVLRAAVRVDETPLLESLRQTIGVDARSPFAAELTAAFTDGFHRLLAPSVESDVRVELKLAADKAAVEVFADNLRALLLAPPLGGKPVVGVDPGLRTGCKCAAVSATGGYVEHMTFSTVAGERALEAGKAGLAAFIRRHAPAAVAVGNGTGGREAEELIRGALVETGQSSVIVVPVSEAGASVYSASELAGQELQELDLTIRGAVSIARRLQDPLAELVKIEPKAIGVGQYQHDVYQPLLSRKLDEVVESCVNGVGVELNTASPALLSRVAGIGPKTAVAIVAHRAENGAFASRRQLLAVKGIGAKAFEQCAGFLRIRGGEHPLDASAVHPERYDLVGRMARDLGVKVGSLVGDAEAVGRIAVGDYAGDGVGEPTLRDILEELRKPGRDPRKEFVAPAFREDVRTIRDLSVGMELDGVVTNVTKFGAFVDVGVHRDGLVHVSQLADRFVGDPSEVVHAGDRIRVRVLEIDLARERISFTAKSAAPPKDAARSTKPGAPQPSPPSPKRQGGKQPGFSYNPFADILKK